Proteins from one Besnoitia besnoiti strain Bb-Ger1 chromosome XIII, whole genome shotgun sequence genomic window:
- a CDS encoding hypothetical protein (encoded by transcript BESB_030620), whose protein sequence is MGLAGVHARRDSPSRRHESPGRLERRRKSGKVYYSWRPVLRLGGRESLAALRAKLLSRLSDDDDETDTCRPAGAPAPPAPPAPPAPPAPSAPPAPQLPFSSSAAPAHRRRRGDAAFVSSSTSSPPSSSSSASAAAAAPGGAGASGPSPQFYAAPWWARAPDVVRCRFSPNGCFLAACTSLGGLRVYEVETGSLLCDFPNAHTKGINDIAWHSSSAYIYTASSDASASLFPLHFRPRACAAASAVAAAACASASGAPVASPRAVATFRAAPAGARAVKTALAQVGKAERRFAGGAAGGACAAQSPGATGLYTSFLNSFSLPAPMTSVAAPQDGAACLYTGSYDELLRLWDVRMPQQPLRQVKAHDCAITSLEVTPASPLLLPPFLSSALPATSAAGASLSSACPGIVASASLDGLVRLWEGSSLRLLRTLKGGSSKAVSEGGEKEGEGGASGSRGGIACAHAVWARSGKFLLCSYDGGQGGRILRLSHRAAAKPRPRRPAAGAERHLSGQPNGEGDAAASSEAENDEDAGEEEEEEEEERWWGSAVTMPLDMPVSGTPAWQRHQEEAQRATAEALLRFSRSRGPCVCSGGGGGEEADAAAARVAVASTSTSASASRARSGPRLAFAPFCTPRRLFSPFAALWRDRAFLPGGDGRVWTFRAMNGAPLGPLAAPVDFSCACGGRGGQVCAGGSVCSSVDAHPDWSVGVLATSWTEPDGGIVIWVWAGEEEDEEGEEVVADFGDAEDDAAAAADVRERDAEDAEETLAERPEGAAEGPGRGLNLHRVLLFFLTRFPPSFLSASMHIEELISSAALARAACPRASRGARDPSQAACIGMLTPAASQSLSVSSSPSPSPSPRSPLSFLSLPPSSAALLAGQPLMRLGPFSRLASSISFSSLRRLGDLRLSLLPSSATSPASRLPRRSTGASLTPSCKPLYAFWSPTCSFPASSSTSLSASPLRFFSGGSLRARSPSACSPRGLQLASDLPQETQRKKMEAAAFVDIGANLTDEMYRGIYFGKSKHPEDLNRVIQRARAAGCKKLLVTGGSLKDSAAALELCRKFDPEGSFLFATVGVHPTRCSEFDFDAAGLRASPSCTPCCAPAAEAHGEGARACAVRAPVSGDACASATAEARPVLSREDIEAAGLSFTPSERALEHLNKLARLIGTHHDRVAAIGELGLDADRTQFCDLDTQQKYFELQLVLSRHFNLPLFLHMRGAETPFCEILARTRPLWERRGGVVHSFTDSANAAESVLSLSPSLHIGINGCSLKTAENLEVVKTIPVDRLHLETDAPWCDIRPTHAGFAVLKEDFPGIVEEEKQKQKPQNWKPENQIKNRNEPCNITHVARIVRRLVAPDMPFETFAERVCTNSLRMFPLMADGKRD, encoded by the exons ATGGGGCTTGCTGGAgtccacgcgcgccgcgactcgcCCTCCCGGCGCCACGAGTCCCCAGGGCGTCTcgagcgacgcaggaaaAGCGGAAAAGTCTACTATTCCTGGCGACCCGTTCTGCGTctcggaggccgcgagtCGCTCGCGGCACTTCGAGCCAAGTTGCTCTCTCGCCTGAgcgacgatgacgacgagACAGACACCTGCCgtcctgccggcgcgcccgcacctcccgcgcctcccgcgcctcccgcgcctcccgcgccttccgcgcctcccgcgcctcagctgcccttttcgtcgtccgcggctccggctcaccggcggcgccgcggcgacgccgcgttTGTCTCGTCTTCCacttcctctccgccctcttcctcgtcctccgcgtcggctgccgctgcggcgccagggGGTGCTGGCGCCAGTGGACCGTCGCCTCAGTTTTACGCGGCGCCATGgtgggcgagggcgccggaCGTGGTGCGCTGTCGCTTCTCGCCGAAcggctgcttcctcgcggcgtgcACGAGTCTCGGCGGACTGCGCGTCTACGAAGTCGAGACAGGGTCGCTGCTGTGCGACTTCCCCAACGCGCACACCAAGGGCATCAACGACATCGCTTGGCATTCGTCCTCCGCGTACATCTACACCGCCTCCTCAgacgcctctgcctccctcttTCCCCTCCATTttcggccgcgcgcctgcgcagccgcatccgcagtcgcagccgccgcctgcgcctctgcttcgGGCGCGCCAGTTGCTTCGCCACGAGCCGTCGCGaccttccgcgcggcgcctgcgggcgcaaGGGCCGTGAagacggcgctcgcgcaggtgGGAAAGGCCGAGCGGCGGTTTGCGGggggcgcggcaggcggcgcctgcgcggcgcagagcccggGCGCCACAGGGCTCTACACGTCTTTCCTTAActccttctcgctgcctgcgccgatGACgtcggtcgccgcgccgcaggacggcgccgcctgcctctaCACAGGGAGCTAcgacgagctgctgcggctgtggGACGTGCGtatgccgcagcagccgctgcggcaagTCAAGGCGCACGACTGCGCGATCACCTCGCTGGAAGTCacccccgcgtcgccgctacTTCTGCCCCCGTTTctttcctccgcgctgccggcgaccagcgcggcgggcgcgtcacTCAGCAGTGCGTGCCCAGGAATtgtcgcctcagcctcgctCGACGGCTTGGTGCGTCTGTGGGAGGGCagctcgctgcggctgctgcggacgCTGAAGGGCGGTAGCAGCAAGGCAGtcagcgagggcggcgagaaggagggcgagggcggcgcgagcggcagccgtGGCGGCATTGCTTGCGCCCACGCCGTCTGGGCTCGCTCGGGGAAATTTCTTCTCTGCTCCTACGACGGCGGACAGGGGGGGCGTATCCTGCGCCTCAGccaccgcgccgccgcgaagccgcgaccccggcgtcctgccgccggcgccgaacGCCACCTCAGCGGGCAGCCCAAcggggagggcgacgccgcggcgagctcggaagcagaaaacgacgaagacgcaggggaggaagaagaggaagaggaggaggagcgctgGTGGGGGTCGGCAGTCACGATGCCGCTGGACATGCCGGTCTCTGGGACTCCGGCCTGGCAGCGACACcaggaagaggcgcagcgcgcgacggcggaggcgctgcttcgGTTTTCGCGGTCTCGGGGGCCGTGtgtctgcagcggaggcggggggggcgaggaggcggatgccgctgccgcgcgtgtcgctgtcgcctccacctctacgtctgcgtctgcctcccgggcgcgcagcggccccCGGCTGGCGTTCGCGCCTTtctgcacgccgcggcgcctgttcagtcccttcgcggcgctgtggCGAGACCGCGCGTTCCTGCCTggcggagacggccgcgTCTGGACGTTTCGCGCCATGAACGGCGCGCCGCTagggcctctcgccgcgccggtcgacttcagctgcgcctgcggaggccgcggcggacaggtctgcgcgggcggcagcgtctgcagcagcgtcgACGCACACCCCGACTGGagcgtcggcgtcctcgccacCAGCTGGACTGAACCCGACGGTGGAATCGTTATCTGGGTCTGggctggcgaagaagaagacgaagagggagaggaggtcGTGGCAGACttcggagacgcggaagacgacgcagcggccgcagccgacgtgcgcgagcgagacgcagaggacgccgaggagacgctcgcAG AACGTCCGgaaggagccgcggaggGTCCGGGGCGAG GTTTGAACCTACATCGAGTTCTTCTGTTTTTCCTCACTCGGTTCCCACCTTCATTTCTCTCGGCTTCCATGCACATCGAGGAGCTCATCTCCTcagccgctctcgcgcgcgcagcttgTCCACGCGCCTCACGCGGC gcgcgagacCCATCGCAGGCCGCATGCATAGGTATGCTCACACCGGCGGCCTCACAATCTCTCTCggtgtcttcttcgccttcgccttcgccttcgcctcgctcgcctctttcttttctttcgctCCCCCCTTCTTCAGCCGCCTTGCTCGCTGGTCAGCCGCTGATGCGCCTCGGGCCTTTTAGCCGTTTGGCTTCATCGATTTCCTTCTCCAGCCTGCGCAGACTCGGCgatctgcgcctctctcttcttccgtcgtcggcgacttcccctgcctcgcgtctgccAAGGCGATCcacgggcgcctcgctgacGCCCTCGTGCAAACCTCTCTACGCGTTTTGGTCGCCTACTTGCTCGTTTCCAGCTTCGTCTTCGACTTCGCTCTCGGCTTCGCCACTGCGCTTTTTCTCCGGGGGgagccttcgcgcgcgctcgccgtcggcttGTTCGCCACGCGGCCTCCAGCTCGCTTCAGACTTGCCTCAAGAGACACAAAGGAAGAAAATggaggctgcggcgttcGTCGACATTGGCGCCAACTTGACCGATGAGATGTACAGAGGGATCTACTTCGGGAAATCAAAACACCCCGAAGACCTCAACAG AGTCATTCaacgcgcgcgggcggcaggcTGCAAGAAGCTCCTCGTCACCGGCGGGAGTCTGAAGgactccgccgcggctctaGAGCTCTGCCGGAAATTCG accCAGAGGGATCCTTTCTCTTTGCGACTGTCGGCGTGCATCCGACGCGCTGCTCGGAGTTCGATTTCGACGCGGCGGGCTTGCgggcgtctccctcctgcacaccctgctgcgcgccggcggctgaggcacacggcgaaggcgcgcgagcctgtgcggtgcgcgcgcctgtctctggaGACGCTTGTGCATCTgcgaccgcggaggcgaggcccgTTCTCTCGCGCGAAGACATCGAGGCGGCTGGTCTCTCCTTCACGCCTTCGGAGCGAGCTCTGGAGCACCTGAACAAACTAGCAAGACTCATCGGGACTCACCACGACCGCGTGGCAGCGATCGGCGAGCTCGGCCTCGACGCAGACCGCACACAGTTTTGCGACCTCGACACACAGCAAAA GTACTTCGAGCTGCAGCTCGTGCTGAGTCGTCACTTCAACTTGCCTCTCTTTCTGCATATGCGCGGTGCGGAGACTCCGTTTTGCG AAATTCTCGCTCgcacgcggcctctctgggagcgtcgcggcggggTCGTTCACTCGTTCACAGACTCTGCAAACGCCGCAGAAAGCGtgctgtcgctgtcgccgtctctccacATCG GGATCAATGGCTGCTCACTGAAAACCGCGGAAAACCTTGAAGTCGTGAAGACTATTCCCGTTGATAGGCTTCACCTCGAGACGG ATGCTCCCTGGTGCGACATTCGTCCCACACACGCGGGCTTCGCTGTTCTCAAAGAAGACTTTCCG GGGATCGTcgaggaagagaagcagaaacagAAGCCGCAGAACTGGAAACCCGAAAATCAAATCAAGAACCGCAACGAGCCGTGCAACATCAC GCACGTGGCGAGGATTGTTCGCCGGCTCGTGGCCCCAGATATGCCGTTTGAGACATTCGCCGAAAG GGTCTGCACTAATTCCTTGCGAATGTTCCCCCTGATGGCGGACGGCAAGCGAGACTAG
- a CDS encoding actin-related protein ARP4A (encoded by transcript BESB_030610), with amino-acid sequence MPPLAPAVGASSLPATPQPSASPAPSSSSSSSSSPPIGGEDIGAVVVDIGSHTIRVGNGQEDCPRQFFLAAALRRTGKPRSRLPPPGTVCGDCAACCCCCRAAAEVDPAGAGDGETPKGGAAGDAQAQEPSAKDGGASGRGETCCACCLSCGERAGRLVFPVSFYDKVADCEVRRCLSASAAAESVPPRDASLRLDEDVFRVLLYRTVQGTYPPASAKKVSASAGCCCCAASAAPAAGTVVATGVASRSFPEPFTTVASGGLGVLLEEHAVLVTEPTQTDFAFREKTAKILFEEMAVPAAFWAKQAMLAAFAVGKSTALVVDVGASGLSVSPVYEGFCLQRNTRKYPVAGDFLDEIVARVLARETAATRRRPPAAPTDSTAHFGGLCLPAFTRRRTRAGAEAQAAAEREEAELFRGVCASFLRESSQEVARTLKESVCRVQTDSDDEEEEEDEGEEEDEDGGNEGRRRNKGFKKKVAKAPGRPPSRKPGKKSGSASSGEEDTTFVSDEEKKKAALASKKKKRRCAASIYELPDGSLVNCDQNLKFDVGEVLFRPKEALRALGLWSEVKEATANAEGNEQTTDSYWEKRLDGFKGVTKAIEACIDSCDVDIRRELLASIVITGGTSLMPGFLDRVSKELHSPLTFSFSNSPAIKVRVVAPNTSVERAFSTWLGGSILASLGTFQQLWISKREYEEHGVDVINRRCA; translated from the exons atGCCGCCGTTGGCGCCCGCGGTCGGAGCGAGTTCGCTCCCGGCGACCCCCCAGCCCTCCGCCAgccccgcgccttcgtcctcttcgtcctcctcgagctcgccgccgatcggcggcgaagacaTCGGCGCAGTCGTGGTCGACATTGGCAGCCACACGATTCGCGTGGGCAATGGCCAAGAGGACTGCCCGCGGCAGTTCtttctcgcggcggcgctgcgcagaacTGGCAaaccgcggtcgcggctgccgccgcccgggACGGTTTGCGGAGACTGTGCGGcctgttgctgctgctgtcgcgccgccgctgaggtcgatcccgccggcgccggagacggcgagacgccgaagggcggcgccgcgggcgacgcgcaggcgcaggagcctTCAGCGAAGGACGGCGGAGCCtctgggcgcggcgagacgtGTTGTGCGTGCTGCCTCagctgcggagagcgcgcaggccgcctcgtcttccctgTTAGCTTCTACGACAAGGTAGCCGACTGCGAAGTGCGCAggtgcctctccgcctcagccgccgcggagtcggtccccccccgcgacgcgtcgctgcgtTTGGACGAGGATGTCTTTCGCGTCCTGCTGTATCGCACGGTTCAGGGCACGTATCCGCCAGCGTCCGCGAAGAaggtctctgcgtctgcgggctgctgctgctgcgcggcgtccgccgcccccgcggcggggACTGTGGTGGCGACGGGCGTCGCCTCTAGGTCGTTCCCCGAGCCGTTCACGACGGTGGCGTCGGGCGGCCTTGGcgtgctgctggaggagcaTGCAGTGCTGGTGACGGAGCCGACGCAGACGGATTTCGCGTTTCGCGAGAAGACCGCGAAGATCCTATTCGAGGAGATGGCGGTGCCTGCGGCCTTCTGGGCGAAGCAGGCGATGCTGGCGGCGTTCGCGGTCGGGAAGTCGACGGCACTCGTCGTGGAcgtcggcgcctcgggcCTCTCCGTAAGCCCCGTCTACGAGGGCTTCTGCCTGCAGAGGAACACGCGAAAGTACCCAGTCGCCGGCGACTTCCTCGACGAAATCGTCGCACGCGTCCTCGCCAGGGAAACCGCCGCCAcccgccggcgaccgcccgccgcgcccacaGACTCCACGGCGCActtcggcggcctctgtctccccgcgttcacgcgccgccgcacgcgcgccggcgcggaggcgcaagcggcggcggagcgagaagaagcggagctCTTTcgtggcgtctgcgcgagctTTCTGCGGGAGAGCTCGCAGGAAGTCGCGCGCACGCtgaaggagagcgtctgccgcgtgcagacagacagcgacgatgaagaagaggaggaggacgagggcgaggaggaggacgaagatgGCGGAAACGAGGGACGCAGACGCAACAAGGGCTTCAAGAAGAAGgtggcgaaggcgcccgGGAGGCCACCGAGCCGGAAGCCAGGCAAGAAGTCcggcagcgcgtcgagcggTGAAGAGGACACCACCTTCgtcagcgacgaggagaagaagaaggccgcgctggcgagcaaaaagaaaaagcggCGGTGCGCCGCCTCGATCTACGAACTCCCAGACGGCTCGCTTGTGAACTGCGACCAAAACTTAAAGTTCGACGTCGGCGAAGTCCTCTTTCGACCcaaagaggcgctgcgcgccctcgggcTGTGGAGTGAAGTGAAGGAAGCAACCGCAAACGCAGAGGGGAACGAACAAACTACCGACTCTTACTGGGAGAAGCGTCTCGACGGATTCAAAGGAGTCACAAAG GCGATTGAGGCGTGCATCGATTCGTGCGACGTAGACATCCGACGAGAGCTTCTCGCTTCGATCGTCATCACGGGAGGCACCAGCCTCATGCCGG GCTTCCTCGACCGCGTCTCGAAGGAGCTGCACTCGCCGCTCACGTTTTCCTTTTCGAATTCACCGGCGATCAAagtccgcgtcgtcgcccctaACACCTCCGTGGAGCGGGCCTTCTCTACGTGGCTGGGCGGCAGCATCCTGGCCTCCCTCGGGACTTTCCAACAACTCTGGATTAGCAAGCGCGAGTACGAAGAACACGGCGTCGACGTCATCAACCGGCGGTGCGCCTGA